In Marmota flaviventris isolate mMarFla1 chromosome 17, mMarFla1.hap1, whole genome shotgun sequence, a single genomic region encodes these proteins:
- the Znf750 gene encoding zinc finger protein 750 has translation MSLLKERKPKKPHYIPRPPGKPFKYKCFQCPFTCNEKSHLFNHMKYGLCKNSITLVSEQDRGPRCPRAHAPDPRPPRQQAPTAQLASSQPLTDGLPGFDPQPQQGSGKEDVEGSLKLQARRTHALPQKPGLQKEEAPEAALGTQPALDRARPSAFIPVGEHRLKGPENTEGPETLPSTNPTTKATAFHTKSAFHTPGYPWKAGSPFLPPEFPHKIPPTKGFSAISPYVHPTIPEYPPPFYTEHGLAAIYSPYLLAGSAPECDTTLLSVYGAPDQRHFLPPPGPIPKHLTPSPSTYDHYRFLQQFHSSLPIPYGFYRPESAFSSYSLRLPPLAGITREQSSRLLEEATLAYPALSPSELSPSNSHKKHTEFEKESPIPEAKDPSKDGQRDLEGAKMSPRAGSAATGSPGRPSPTNFTQTSQACEGLCDLSNKGSPSTLGWRPQPEQSPTAFRPVPKNTDCSHSQVPANSTESPNSLEAGNGDPPAQTASALPITEAAHAIPEDGSRTGPLNLSKKSEPRPAAAGGAVYTGSAKAEAPGFTELQDLPLNLSVKDPCNARAPRPAVPSPLQSAEPAAAPRTGRGSPQDGSSCAEAQQEEGSGGKAPASRVVDSSDEQKQTAAVALCQLAAYSPGNVRVGEGEPTTQESGCQDAPTPSSTESQGTQCDLRPKGQKRASQRDTGKSQQGSKKTKPSDTAARVFTLRKRTRVS, from the exons ATGAGCCTCCTCAAGGAGAGGAAGCCCAAGAAGCCACACTACATCCCGCGGCCCCCAGGGAAGCCCTTCAAGTACAAGTGCTTCCAGTGCCCATTCACCTGCAACGAAAAGTCCCACCTCTTCAACCATATGAAGTACGGCCTCTGCAAGAACTCCATCACACTCGTGTCAGAGCAGGACCGCGGCCCCCGGTGCCCCCGGGCCCACGCACCCGACCCCAGGCCACCCCGGCAGCAGGCGCCCACTGCACAGCTAGCCTCTTCCCAGCCCCTCACTGATGGCCTCCCAGGCTttgacccccagccccagcagggcTCTGGCAAGGAAGACGTGGAGGGGAGCCTGAAGCTGCAGGCTCGGAGGACCCACGCACTCCCGCAGAAGCCAGGCCTCCAGAAGGAGGAAGCCCCAGAGGCAGCCCTGGGAACGCAGCCTGCTCTGGACAGGGCCCGGCCTTCGGCGTTCATTCCAGTTGGGGAGCACAGACTTAAGGGGCCCGAAAACACGGAGGGGCCCGAAACGCTGCCGTCAACCAACCCGACCACCAAAGCCACAGCCTTCCACACCAAGTCTGCGTTCCACACTCCTGGCTACCCCTGGAAAGCGGGCTCCCCGTTCCTCCCACCCGAGTTTCCACATAAAATCCCACCTACAAAGGGGTTCAGTGCCATCTCCCCTTACGTGCACCCCACGATCCCAGAGTACCCCCCGCCCTTCTACACAGAACACGGGCTGGCCGCCATCTACTCCCCCTACCTGCTGGCCGGGAGCGCCCCCGAGTGCGACACCACTCTGCTGTCTGTCTATGGGGCCCCAGACCAGAGACACTTCCTGCCTCCCCCGGGGCCAATCCCCAAGCACCTGACCCCATCTCCATCAACGTATGATCACTACAGATTCCTCCAACAGTTTCACTCCAGTCTGCCAATTCCTTATGGATTTTACAGACCAGAGTCTGCGTTCTCCTCCTACAGCCTCAGGCTCCCGCCCCTCGCTGGCATCACTCGGGAACAGAGTTCCCGCCTCCTTGAAGAAGCCACCCTGGCCTACCCAGCCTTGAGTCCCTCCGAGTTAAGCCCTTCAAACTCCCACAAAAAACACACAGAATTCGAGAAAGAAAGTCCAATTCCTGAAGCTAAAGACCCTTCCAAAGATGGGCAGCGGGACCTGGAAGGAGCCAAAATGAGCCCCCGGGCAGGCAGTGCAGCCACAGGCTCCCCAGGAAGGCCAAGCCCCACCAACTTCACGCAGACAAGCCAGGCATGCGAAGGCCTGTGTGACCTCTCCAACAAAGGGTCCCCAAGTACCCTGGGATGGCGCCCGCAGCCCGAACAGAGCCCCACAGCCTTCAGACCCGTCCCAAAGAACACAGACTGCTCTCACTCCCAGGTTCCTGCAAACAGCACAGAGTCTCCAAACAG CCTCGAGGCCGGGAATGGAGACCCTCCAGCTCAGACAGCAAGCGCTCTTCCCATCACCGAGGCCGCACACGCCATCCCCGAGGATGGCTCCAGGACAGGCCCCCTCAACCTCTCCAAGAAGTCAGAGCCAAGACCTGCAGCTGCTGGTGGAGCCGTGTACACAGGAAGTGCCAAGGCAGAGGCCCCAGGTTTCACAGAGCTGCAGGACTTGCCCCTCAATCTCTCTGTTAAGGACCCCTGCAATGCCCGGGCTCCCAGGCCTGCCGTCCCCAGCCCACTGCAAAGTGCAGAACCCGCTGCTGCTCCCAGGACTGGGAGAGGAAGTCCCCAAGATGGCTCAAGTTGTGCTGAGGCCCAGCAGGAGGAGGGCTCAGGTGGGAAGGCCCCGGCCTCCCGCGTGGTGGACAGCAGTGACGAGCAGAAGCAGACGGCAGCTGTAGCCCTCTGTCAGCTGGCAGCCTACAGCCCGGGAAATGTGAGGGTGGGTGAGGGGGAGCCCACCACCCAGGAGTCAGGCTGCCAAGATGCACCTACTCCTAGCTCCACAGAGAGCCAGGGGACTCAGTGTGACCTCAGACCCAAAGGACAAAAGAGGGCAAGTCAAAGAGACACAGGAAAATCACAGCAAGGAAGTAAGAAGACAAAGCCAAGTGACACGGCCGCGCGAGTGTTCACACTGCGCAAGAGGACCCGGGTGTCCTGA